In one window of Candidatus Scalindua sp. DNA:
- a CDS encoding protein-L-isoaspartate(D-aspartate) O-methyltransferase, with protein sequence MLPDTVYDERRRQMVQRQLAARGIVNEEVLTAMSKVPRHRFVPVDLRDRAYEDTPLPIDAGQTISQPYMVAYMVEALALEREDKILEIGTGSGYQTAVLAELLENIYTVEIRPELAQKAMVLLNELGYGDRVHLRVADGNLGFPAEAPFAGIIVTAATFDIPVPLIEQLSGKGKIIIPIGTAERQVLVRATKTEEGLKTEQLFGCVFVPLVRKDYDNN encoded by the coding sequence ATGTTGCCAGATACGGTATATGATGAAAGACGCAGGCAGATGGTGCAGCGTCAATTGGCTGCCAGAGGGATAGTCAATGAAGAAGTCCTTACGGCTATGAGTAAAGTTCCACGGCATCGCTTCGTACCCGTAGATCTCCGGGACAGGGCGTACGAGGACACTCCTTTGCCAATTGATGCGGGACAGACAATTTCTCAACCCTATATGGTCGCCTATATGGTAGAGGCTCTTGCCCTTGAAAGAGAAGATAAAATCCTTGAGATCGGAACAGGTTCTGGTTACCAGACTGCGGTGCTGGCTGAACTATTGGAAAACATATACACCGTAGAAATCAGGCCGGAACTGGCGCAAAAGGCAATGGTACTTTTGAATGAACTTGGCTATGGCGACAGGGTGCACCTGCGCGTTGCAGATGGAAACCTTGGTTTTCCAGCGGAGGCTCCCTTTGCCGGTATAATCGTCACTGCTGCTACATTTGACATCCCTGTACCACTGATTGAACAGTTGTCGGGAAAAGGAAAGATTATTATACCAATAGGTACTGCGGAACGGCAGGTACTGGTTAGAGCAACGAAAACAGAGGAGGGGTTGAAAACGGAACAGCTCTTTGGGTGTGTTTTTGTCCCATTGGTACGAAAAGATTACGATAACAATTAG
- a CDS encoding glycosyltransferase family 2 protein, which translates to MNTLITLPAFNEKKYVNDLISQIKEYNLDILVIDDGSTDGTQKCLAEIDGIKLITHARNLGYGYTIIDAFNYGIVNGYEYLITMDCDGQHLPDEIPAFLDQIPNYDIVSGSRYLNSNGYSQVPPDRYAINREITEELNTITNLRLTDSFCGFKAYKVDVLKKMNLTEYSYGMPLQLWIQAWRLGLLIREIPVRLIYNDSSKRFGGRLDNPVTRLRYYREIMSRELSRETVKHSTF; encoded by the coding sequence ATGAATACACTGATTACGCTGCCTGCTTTCAACGAGAAAAAATATGTTAACGACTTAATATCACAGATAAAGGAGTATAATTTAGACATTCTCGTAATAGACGATGGATCTACTGATGGTACTCAGAAATGTCTGGCAGAGATCGATGGTATCAAGCTGATTACCCATGCGAGAAACCTGGGATATGGGTATACCATAATTGATGCGTTTAACTATGGAATTGTGAATGGATATGAGTATCTGATTACAATGGATTGTGACGGGCAGCATCTGCCGGACGAAATACCCGCTTTTCTCGATCAGATTCCAAACTACGATATTGTTTCCGGATCGAGATATCTCAATTCGAATGGATACAGCCAGGTACCTCCTGACAGGTATGCGATAAACAGGGAAATAACTGAGGAATTGAACACAATAACAAATCTCCGTTTGACCGATTCCTTTTGCGGGTTTAAGGCATACAAAGTAGACGTGCTGAAAAAAATGAATCTTACCGAATACAGCTACGGTATGCCTCTTCAGTTATGGATACAGGCGTGGAGATTGGGCCTTCTTATCAGGGAGATACCCGTCAGGCTTATCTATAATGATTCATCAAAACGTTTTGGTGGCAGATTAGATAACCCCGTAACAAGACTGAGGTATTACAGGGAGATCATGAGTCGCGAACTGAGCAGAGAGACAGTAAAACATTCAACATTCTGA